One Pseudodesulfovibrio alkaliphilus DNA segment encodes these proteins:
- a CDS encoding flagellin: MRISTSQIFSQSLNQINSSLTDVAKLNAMNSSQKKLNAPSDNPFGMGTVIELRAYDKTLSGYLDNCDAASSALSLADSILLEASEIITAARELAEQGATETYTATQLGMMAEEMAGYLDSLMTMANAQLGTDSVFAGNALNSSAYKTGLGVTLTNDTLSNASFVAISGELDSLSVSVRLGSDGVVGTDELDYSYSTDGGKTWTSATLAAGDTVFDLGPCTVELAAGTAVTQADDDGNGTGFIVRAAVVYTGSDTAMTVAISESSSVAMTTVGSDIFGGLDGNGNPYGDPNLFEIVADCIACLDNGDHAGVAEKVEALRQAQEHLEAANANIGAREKRIEYTSEAIARVRAITTNAISQVEDADAAQILVELEQANYIYQAVLNSSASIMRMSLLDYV, encoded by the coding sequence ATGCGTATCAGCACCTCTCAGATTTTTTCGCAGTCGCTCAACCAGATCAACTCGTCTCTGACCGACGTGGCGAAACTCAACGCCATGAACAGCTCGCAAAAGAAGCTCAACGCCCCGTCGGACAATCCCTTTGGCATGGGCACGGTCATTGAGCTACGCGCTTACGACAAGACGCTCAGCGGGTATCTCGACAACTGCGATGCGGCCTCCTCGGCCCTGAGTCTGGCCGACAGCATCCTGCTTGAGGCCAGCGAAATCATCACCGCCGCCCGGGAACTGGCCGAGCAGGGGGCCACCGAAACCTACACCGCCACTCAACTGGGCATGATGGCCGAAGAGATGGCCGGATACCTGGACAGCCTCATGACCATGGCCAATGCCCAGCTCGGCACAGACTCGGTGTTCGCTGGAAACGCCCTGAACTCGTCGGCCTACAAGACCGGGCTCGGCGTGACCCTGACCAACGACACCCTTTCCAACGCAAGCTTTGTCGCCATTTCAGGCGAGCTGGACTCCCTTTCCGTCAGCGTCCGCCTGGGCTCCGACGGCGTGGTGGGCACTGACGAGCTTGACTACAGCTACTCCACCGATGGGGGTAAGACATGGACCTCGGCCACCCTGGCCGCTGGCGACACGGTCTTTGACCTTGGCCCATGCACAGTGGAGCTGGCGGCGGGTACGGCAGTCACCCAGGCAGACGACGACGGCAACGGCACAGGATTCATTGTCCGTGCGGCCGTGGTGTACACGGGCAGCGACACGGCCATGACCGTGGCCATCTCCGAGAGTTCCAGCGTAGCCATGACCACAGTGGGCAGCGACATCTTCGGCGGGCTCGACGGAAACGGAAACCCCTACGGCGACCCCAACCTCTTCGAGATCGTCGCCGACTGCATCGCCTGCCTGGACAACGGCGACCACGCAGGCGTAGCCGAAAAGGTCGAGGCCCTGCGCCAGGCCCAGGAACACCTCGAAGCAGCCAACGCCAACATCGGGGCCAGGGAAAAACGTATCGAATACACCAGCGAAGCCATCGCCAGGGTGCGCGCCATCACCACCAACGCCATCAGCCAGGTCGAGGACGCTGACGCGGCCCAGATTCTGGTGGAGCTTGAACAGGCGAACTACATCTACCAAGCGGTCCTGAATTCTTCAGCCAGCATCATGCGGATGAGTCTGCTCGACTACGTGTAG
- a CDS encoding TonB-dependent receptor plug domain-containing protein: MALPLLSEAADRRLEDLDLGELMEVEVVTASRRAEPLSQVAGAVTVLTEDDIFRSGATTIPEALRLAAGVHVAQTDTDKWAVGIRGFNGLLSSKHLVLLDGRPVSSPSLGGVFWGSSGVPLSIVKRIEVVRGPWTSLWGSDSFTGVINVVTKSAAETQGGRSVTTAGTTGFGETLILGESMGEAGHYRVYADGSYKTGNWLTSDTGQRGSSNWKQGRTGFRVDWPNAFTDALSLQGEISGARIDDGAAGTPHVHDPRSKNSYTGFGQFTWDRATGLDAGISLRTSYSREQEAIGDLTGTFNTADLEVQYAAGQAGIHLLTLGAGTRYAWDEFSQGHRVSIARNDASSFESNAFIQDKITILPGSLFFIAGSKFDLFDSGTLEIQPTARLLHTRPDSEIWMAVSRAVRADTRWQRGGSYTLRDHGVEYTVIAPNNLGTEEMISYEAGYRCDISSDLRLDLSLYVNEYNRLTRLEFDHVNRTARFENTLRGTAYGMETLADWRAAQWLTLRPSLCLINQRIHSRDEPPKGDSMPEKGTQGELKIQALTTPWEGVGFDLLAAYTDSPTDPLVDGFFSLDIHASWRCTDTLLLEIIGRNLTGPHQQFSPLRVGPSLDLRMTWDF, translated from the coding sequence ATGGCGCTGCCCCTCCTTTCTGAGGCAGCGGACAGACGGCTTGAGGATCTTGACCTGGGCGAACTTATGGAGGTCGAGGTGGTCACTGCCTCGCGCCGGGCCGAGCCCCTCAGCCAAGTGGCCGGTGCGGTCACAGTGCTCACCGAGGACGACATCTTCCGTTCCGGGGCAACCACCATCCCCGAGGCGCTCAGACTGGCGGCTGGGGTCCATGTGGCCCAGACCGACACAGACAAATGGGCCGTGGGCATTCGCGGCTTCAATGGCCTTCTCTCAAGCAAACACCTGGTGCTTCTGGACGGACGCCCCGTGTCCTCCCCTTCTCTTGGCGGTGTATTCTGGGGGTCCAGCGGCGTTCCTCTCAGCATAGTCAAGCGCATAGAAGTGGTACGCGGGCCGTGGACCAGTCTCTGGGGGTCGGACTCCTTCACCGGAGTCATCAACGTGGTCACCAAATCCGCAGCCGAAACCCAGGGCGGCCGAAGCGTGACCACGGCCGGAACGACCGGCTTTGGCGAGACCCTGATCTTGGGCGAATCCATGGGGGAGGCAGGGCACTACCGTGTCTATGCCGACGGCTCCTACAAAACAGGCAACTGGCTTACCAGCGACACCGGCCAGCGCGGGTCGAGCAACTGGAAACAGGGGCGAACCGGCTTCCGCGTGGACTGGCCCAACGCCTTTACCGACGCCCTTTCACTCCAAGGCGAGATCTCCGGGGCGCGCATCGATGACGGGGCCGCAGGCACCCCCCATGTTCATGATCCCCGGTCAAAGAACAGCTACACCGGCTTTGGCCAATTCACATGGGACAGGGCCACCGGCCTGGATGCCGGGATCAGCCTGCGCACCTCGTATTCACGCGAGCAGGAAGCCATCGGCGACCTCACCGGCACCTTCAACACCGCCGACCTTGAGGTGCAGTACGCAGCCGGGCAGGCAGGAATTCACCTGCTCACCCTGGGAGCGGGCACGCGCTACGCCTGGGACGAATTTTCCCAAGGGCACAGGGTCTCCATCGCCAGAAACGATGCTTCTTCCTTTGAGTCAAACGCATTTATCCAGGACAAGATCACCATCCTTCCCGGAAGCCTCTTCTTCATTGCAGGGTCCAAGTTCGACCTCTTCGATTCGGGAACACTGGAGATACAGCCCACCGCCAGGCTGTTGCACACCCGGCCGGACTCGGAGATATGGATGGCCGTTTCGCGTGCCGTCCGGGCCGACACCCGCTGGCAACGGGGCGGCAGCTACACCCTGCGCGATCATGGTGTCGAATACACCGTCATCGCCCCAAACAACCTGGGCACCGAAGAAATGATCTCGTACGAAGCGGGATACCGCTGCGATATTTCTTCTGATCTCCGGCTGGACCTTTCCCTGTATGTGAATGAATACAACCGGCTGACGCGGCTCGAATTCGACCATGTGAATCGAACCGCCAGATTTGAGAACACCCTGCGCGGCACGGCATACGGCATGGAAACCCTGGCCGACTGGCGGGCCGCGCAATGGCTGACGCTTCGTCCGTCCCTATGCCTCATCAATCAGCGTATCCACAGCAGAGACGAACCGCCCAAGGGAGATTCCATGCCCGAAAAGGGCACCCAGGGCGAACTCAAGATCCAGGCCCTGACCACCCCATGGGAAGGCGTTGGCTTTGATCTGCTCGCCGCTTATACGGACAGCCCCACCGATCCCCTTGTGGACGGCTTCTTCTCCCTGGACATCCACGCTTCATGGCGTTGCACGGACACCCTGCTGCTTGAGATCATCGGCCGGAATCTGACCGGGCCGCACCAGCAGTTTTCTCCGCTTCGGGTCGGGCCGAGCCTAGACCTGAGGATGACATGGGATTTCTGA
- a CDS encoding flagellin, with amino-acid sequence MSLVVNNNLMAANAARNLNTAYGALSTSTERLSSGLRINSSADDAAGLAVRELMRSDIATLNQGIRNANDGISMIQTADGALGVVDEKLIRMKELAEQAATGTYTDGQRLIIDSEYQAMASEITRIANATDFNGIHLLNGNLGGEGLTIHFGTGNDEAEDKYAVTIDNCTAEALGLGLGSGTGAGSTVSTQAMAQAALEALDNAITSKDKVRANLGAMENRLSATISNLEIQAENLQAAESRISDVDVATEMTEYTKQQIITQSAVAMLSQANSLPQMALSLIG; translated from the coding sequence ATGTCATTAGTCGTCAACAACAACCTGATGGCTGCAAATGCCGCCCGCAATCTGAACACGGCCTACGGAGCTCTGAGTACATCCACAGAGCGTCTGTCGTCCGGGCTGCGCATCAACTCGTCCGCCGACGACGCCGCCGGGCTGGCCGTGCGCGAGCTGATGCGCTCGGACATTGCCACCCTCAACCAGGGAATACGCAACGCCAACGACGGCATCTCCATGATCCAGACCGCCGATGGAGCGCTGGGGGTGGTGGATGAGAAGCTCATTCGGATGAAGGAGCTGGCCGAGCAGGCGGCCACAGGCACCTACACCGATGGTCAGCGGCTGATCATCGACTCCGAGTACCAGGCCATGGCCTCGGAGATCACCCGTATTGCCAATGCCACGGACTTCAACGGCATTCACCTGCTCAATGGAAACCTGGGTGGGGAAGGTCTGACCATCCACTTTGGCACCGGGAACGACGAGGCCGAGGACAAGTATGCTGTGACCATCGACAATTGCACGGCCGAGGCCCTGGGGCTTGGGCTCGGTTCAGGCACTGGCGCGGGCTCCACGGTTTCAACCCAGGCCATGGCTCAGGCCGCCTTGGAGGCCCTGGACAACGCCATCACCTCCAAGGACAAGGTGCGAGCCAACCTCGGTGCCATGGAGAACCGCCTGTCCGCCACCATCTCAAACCTGGAGATCCAGGCTGAGAATCTGCAGGCTGCGGAGTCGCGCATCTCGGATGTGGATGTGGCCACAGAGATGACCGAGTACACCAAGCAGCAGATCATCACCCAGTCGGCCGTCGCCATGCTTTCCCAGGCCAACTCGTTGCCGCAGATGGCACTGTCTCTCATCGGTTAA
- a CDS encoding YfiR family protein has translation MGFLNLVRPIQLAAALALIVFLVTVPASVVDARDQRLTATIDQLQALFVQRMVRYVVWPDTETLPPGSPIIVAAIDAESLRPHFTDGLAHGRFQLVQWPVDMCHVLILVGTPDRTAAAILQTVTDRPVLTVTQSPSGMRMGAVVNFILKNGRLRFEINPAAAERTGLSISSRLLGLARIYLEADDAR, from the coding sequence ATGGGATTTCTGAACCTCGTGCGCCCCATCCAACTGGCGGCTGCCCTGGCCCTGATAGTGTTCCTGGTCACGGTGCCGGCCTCGGTGGTCGATGCGCGGGACCAGCGGCTTACAGCCACCATCGATCAGCTCCAGGCTCTGTTCGTCCAGCGCATGGTCCGCTATGTGGTCTGGCCGGACACAGAGACTTTGCCCCCTGGCAGCCCGATCATCGTAGCCGCCATAGATGCCGAAAGCCTGCGGCCGCACTTTACCGATGGATTGGCCCACGGTCGCTTCCAACTTGTGCAATGGCCCGTGGATATGTGTCATGTGCTGATTCTGGTCGGCACCCCGGATCGCACGGCGGCCGCCATCCTCCAAACGGTCACGGACCGCCCGGTCCTGACCGTCACCCAAAGCCCTTCCGGCATGCGTATGGGTGCGGTGGTCAACTTCATCCTGAAGAATGGCCGGTTGCGGTTCGAGATCAATCCTGCCGCCGCAGAGCGGACCGGACTGTCCATCAGCTCCCGTCTACTCGGACTCGCCAGGATATATCTCGAGGCAGACGATGCGCGGT
- a CDS encoding flagellar hook protein FlgE has product MSITGSMYTGISGLKAQSQATSVVSNNLANASTTAYKSSSIAFQDVFYSTIYSGGSVDQIGNGVSVASVNTDYSQGAYATTNSATDVAITGEGFYVVIDPDTGNTYYTRAGNFIFNNQGYLVDSHGNRVQGWAMDGSSISGSLTNIVIDQSQSPPSATTAVSFSLNLDSTESDHSTSATNPYAALFERYDGTAETPLGDSTYAYSTTISVYDENGSAHDLTVYFDPVETDDGTIVWEYVVTSNPSEDKRDFGGTEMSTTSGAGMLMTGTITFSSSGNITSLTAFTLSEMPSDPSDPLAAENWELAEFDKNGYPVFLADFTGGGGQTISMNLGMYNSDTTGTGWDTSGGITSLADMTTATTPGELPSFNNGIVRTSATTSTSLNNATYSLSQDGYAPGVLVGVSINENGVLSGSYTNGQTRNLYTIALADFANTQGLLAQGSNLYSATTESGQAFIGTPGSAGFGTLASYSLEQSNVDTATELTNMIILQAVYQANAKVITTADTLLSAAINMKR; this is encoded by the coding sequence ATGAGTATCACAGGATCAATGTACACCGGCATCTCCGGGCTCAAGGCCCAGAGCCAGGCCACATCGGTGGTCAGCAACAACCTCGCCAACGCCAGCACCACGGCCTACAAAAGTTCGTCCATCGCCTTTCAGGATGTCTTCTACAGCACCATCTATTCGGGAGGCAGCGTGGATCAGATCGGCAACGGCGTATCCGTGGCCTCTGTCAACACTGACTACTCCCAGGGCGCCTACGCCACCACCAACTCGGCCACGGACGTGGCCATCACTGGCGAAGGGTTCTATGTGGTCATCGACCCGGACACGGGCAACACCTACTACACCCGTGCGGGCAACTTCATTTTCAACAACCAGGGTTATCTGGTGGATTCCCATGGCAACCGGGTCCAGGGGTGGGCCATGGACGGCAGCTCCATCTCCGGGTCGCTGACCAACATCGTCATCGACCAGTCCCAGTCGCCGCCCAGCGCCACCACTGCGGTCTCCTTCTCCCTCAACCTCGACTCCACCGAGTCAGACCATTCCACCTCGGCGACCAATCCCTATGCCGCGCTTTTCGAACGCTACGACGGCACGGCCGAAACGCCCCTTGGGGATTCCACCTACGCCTACTCGACCACCATCAGTGTGTACGACGAGAACGGTTCGGCCCACGACCTGACCGTCTACTTCGACCCGGTCGAGACCGACGACGGCACCATCGTCTGGGAGTATGTGGTCACCAGCAACCCAAGCGAGGACAAGCGCGATTTCGGGGGCACCGAAATGAGCACCACCAGCGGCGCGGGAATGCTCATGACCGGGACCATCACCTTCAGCTCGTCGGGCAACATCACCTCGCTGACCGCCTTCACCCTCTCGGAAATGCCCAGCGATCCAAGCGATCCCCTGGCCGCAGAGAACTGGGAACTGGCCGAGTTCGACAAGAACGGCTACCCCGTCTTTCTCGCCGACTTCACCGGGGGCGGCGGCCAGACCATCTCCATGAACCTTGGCATGTACAACTCCGACACCACGGGAACCGGGTGGGACACCTCCGGCGGCATCACCTCGCTGGCCGACATGACAACGGCGACCACTCCCGGGGAACTGCCTTCCTTCAACAACGGTATCGTACGCACAAGCGCCACCACCAGCACGTCGCTGAACAACGCCACCTACAGCCTGTCGCAGGACGGCTACGCCCCTGGCGTACTCGTCGGCGTGTCCATCAATGAAAACGGCGTGCTTTCGGGTAGCTATACCAACGGGCAGACCAGGAATCTCTACACCATAGCCCTGGCCGATTTTGCCAATACCCAGGGGCTGCTGGCTCAGGGCAGCAACCTCTATTCGGCCACCACCGAGTCGGGGCAGGCGTTCATCGGCACCCCGGGGTCCGCCGGGTTCGGAACCCTCGCGTCCTACTCGTTGGAGCAGTCCAATGTGGACACCGCCACCGAGCTGACCAACATGATCATCCTCCAGGCGGTCTATCAGGCCAACGCCAAGGTCATCACAACGGCAGACACCCTGCTCTCGGCCGCCATCAACATGAAGCGCTAG
- a CDS encoding response regulator transcription factor, which translates to MKKVLLIDDDIELAEMLSAYLAGEGFTVDAALDGDSGLRQAMAEPYCLILLDIMLPDTSGFNVLSRLRTECSLPVIMLTGRGEEIDRVVGLEMGADDYVSKPFPLRELLARMRAVLRRWAGGRLDAPGQKTRPMTDIRVGGVVVNRGAQQVTLDDAPVHLTATEFGLIELLALRPGTIVQREELMEKVLGRDADLDDYVLNVHMSNLRRKLGTHASIKTIRGRGYLLATPGIGAA; encoded by the coding sequence ATGAAAAAGGTGTTGCTGATCGATGACGACATTGAGCTGGCCGAGATGCTGTCCGCCTATCTGGCGGGCGAAGGATTCACCGTTGACGCCGCCCTTGATGGCGATTCCGGGCTCAGGCAGGCCATGGCCGAGCCTTACTGCCTGATTCTGCTTGACATCATGCTGCCGGACACAAGCGGCTTCAATGTCCTCTCGCGACTTCGAACAGAGTGCTCGCTGCCGGTGATTATGCTCACCGGCCGAGGAGAGGAGATCGACCGAGTGGTAGGTCTTGAGATGGGAGCGGACGACTATGTGTCCAAACCGTTTCCTCTGCGTGAACTACTGGCCAGGATGCGCGCGGTGTTGCGCCGCTGGGCAGGTGGCCGCCTCGACGCACCAGGACAAAAAACCCGGCCCATGACCGACATCCGCGTAGGCGGCGTTGTCGTCAATCGCGGGGCGCAGCAGGTTACCCTGGACGATGCGCCCGTCCACCTGACAGCAACGGAGTTCGGGCTGATCGAGCTGCTTGCCCTGAGGCCGGGCACCATTGTTCAGCGAGAGGAACTCATGGAGAAAGTCCTTGGTCGTGACGCCGACCTCGACGACTATGTACTCAACGTGCACATGAGCAATCTGCGGCGCAAGCTCGGGACCCATGCCAGCATCAAAACCATTCGCGGACGAGGCTATCTGCTGGCCACTCCCGGGATCGGAGCGGCCTAG
- the flgK gene encoding flagellar hook-associated protein FlgK: MINNLYNIASNALKNAQTSVNNASNNVANADTAGYQRTQTVYETGNSITIYGLAMGTGANIAAIVSLKDKFVEAQYLDASADLSRENAALTYLGQLDSLFNQAEGGLSEALSDYFDAWNELTTDPDSLAGREALLGAAQTLVYALNSTASQLDSMVDAVNAEIKDAVSSANQLIVDIAKANAGVAANPGDNQLISDRDQMIRELNAIIGVDVIEQENGMVTILTDEGYNLVDGTETHLLVYATDRSTQSLMRGSAYDGELAFSGSSSEEIVIEFVSSGADGTAQFKASLDGGKTWLADDSGDTMLFTSGDADSPVTIAGVDIWFDGGTADHAAGDTYTIVPKSGVYWESGDGRLVNITPLTDASGTAVGGRTSSGALAGLFAARDDAILPTGSGLDDLAEALAWEVNAIHSTGAGLTHHETLTGSYAADRTDAPLEQSGLPFADRIKDGELELVTYDADGAVSTSAIIAVDPEIDSLDDLATSITLAMGGELTASVNADGQLVLSTGSAAGFEIASDSSGLLAALGLNTFFTGSDASDIAVNAHASANISAINAGSLGSDGLAASGANDVAEAIAALSDTSVQVGGQERSMSAHFAALVASVGSAASSATLRATYASTSADYYYQQQASASEVNVDEELIDLIKFQQAYKAAAQMITITRSMMDTVLDMV, translated from the coding sequence GTGATCAACAACCTCTACAACATCGCGTCCAACGCCCTGAAGAATGCGCAAACCTCGGTCAACAACGCATCCAACAATGTCGCCAATGCGGACACGGCAGGCTACCAGCGCACCCAGACCGTCTACGAGACCGGCAACTCCATCACCATCTACGGTCTGGCGATGGGCACCGGGGCAAACATTGCCGCCATCGTCTCTCTCAAGGACAAGTTTGTGGAGGCCCAGTATCTCGACGCCTCGGCCGATCTGAGCCGCGAGAATGCCGCCTTGACCTACCTTGGTCAGCTCGATTCGCTCTTCAACCAGGCCGAGGGCGGTTTGAGCGAGGCCTTGAGCGACTACTTTGATGCCTGGAACGAGCTGACAACGGACCCGGATTCCCTGGCTGGTCGCGAGGCATTGTTGGGCGCGGCCCAGACCCTTGTTTACGCCCTCAATTCGACCGCAAGCCAGCTTGATTCCATGGTCGATGCCGTCAACGCGGAAATCAAGGACGCGGTGAGTTCGGCCAACCAGCTCATCGTGGACATCGCCAAGGCAAACGCGGGCGTCGCGGCCAATCCCGGCGACAATCAGCTCATATCGGATCGCGACCAGATGATTCGCGAACTCAACGCCATCATCGGCGTGGACGTTATCGAACAGGAGAACGGCATGGTCACCATCCTCACCGACGAGGGGTACAACCTGGTGGACGGCACCGAGACACACTTGCTGGTTTACGCCACGGACAGGAGCACCCAATCGTTGATGCGCGGCTCTGCCTACGACGGGGAGCTGGCCTTCTCCGGCTCTTCCAGTGAGGAGATCGTCATCGAGTTTGTCTCCTCGGGCGCGGACGGCACGGCCCAGTTCAAGGCGTCCCTTGACGGAGGCAAGACATGGCTCGCTGACGATAGCGGCGATACCATGCTCTTCACCTCGGGCGACGCCGACTCCCCGGTGACCATCGCGGGTGTTGACATATGGTTCGACGGCGGCACTGCGGACCATGCCGCGGGCGACACCTACACCATCGTGCCCAAGTCGGGGGTGTACTGGGAATCCGGCGACGGCAGGCTGGTGAATATCACCCCCCTGACCGACGCGAGCGGAACAGCGGTGGGCGGGCGCACATCCAGCGGTGCACTGGCGGGGCTCTTCGCCGCCCGCGACGACGCCATCCTGCCCACGGGCAGCGGCCTGGACGACTTGGCCGAGGCCCTGGCCTGGGAGGTCAACGCCATCCATTCTACCGGGGCGGGCCTGACGCATCACGAGACCCTGACCGGCAGCTACGCGGCCGACAGGACCGATGCGCCCCTCGAACAAAGCGGACTTCCCTTTGCCGACAGGATCAAGGATGGGGAACTGGAACTCGTGACCTACGACGCGGACGGCGCGGTCTCGACATCGGCCATCATCGCCGTGGATCCCGAGATCGACTCCCTCGACGACCTGGCCACCTCCATCACCCTGGCAATGGGCGGAGAATTGACCGCCAGCGTGAATGCCGACGGGCAACTGGTCCTGAGCACGGGGTCGGCCGCGGGGTTCGAGATCGCGTCGGATTCCTCGGGACTGCTGGCCGCCTTGGGGCTGAACACCTTTTTCACAGGTTCCGATGCCTCGGATATCGCCGTCAACGCCCATGCGTCAGCCAACATCTCGGCCATCAATGCAGGCTCTCTGGGCTCCGATGGGTTGGCGGCGTCCGGGGCCAACGACGTGGCCGAGGCAATTGCGGCCCTGTCAGACACATCGGTGCAGGTGGGCGGACAGGAGCGCAGCATGAGCGCCCATTTTGCCGCCCTGGTCGCCTCGGTGGGCTCGGCCGCCTCGTCCGCCACCCTGCGGGCGACCTATGCCTCCACCTCGGCCGACTACTACTACCAGCAGCAAGCCTCGGCCAGCGAGGTGAACGTGGACGAGGAACTGATCGATCTCATCAAATTCCAGCAGGCCTACAAGGCCGCCGCCCAGATGATCACCATCACCCGTTCCATGATGGATACCGTTTTGGACATGGTCTAA
- a CDS encoding RNA polymerase sigma factor, with translation MRVEITHTSSDEEHDVREMSYDDFFDQYSGIIFKILHSFIRCKNLPLRNEDVDDIFQEVAIKIMKYEYISRYDKEKSSLVTWVNIICRTTAIDYSRKMMRWRTGSWLGGSESCVVSEERGASLNLPPGVLTDRQEEILSLFFGEDMEAGEISDRLGISPQTVRSLKSQALERLRRHHATAAARIDDRSAEETRRTVS, from the coding sequence ATGAGAGTTGAGATCACGCATACAAGCTCCGATGAGGAGCATGATGTAAGGGAAATGTCGTATGATGATTTCTTCGATCAATACTCAGGTATAATATTTAAAATTTTACATTCTTTCATCAGATGCAAAAATTTACCACTCAGGAATGAAGATGTAGATGATATTTTTCAAGAAGTTGCGATAAAAATTATGAAATACGAGTACATATCCAGGTACGATAAAGAGAAAAGCTCGCTTGTTACTTGGGTCAACATCATCTGCCGAACAACGGCCATCGACTACTCAAGGAAGATGATGCGTTGGAGGACGGGGAGTTGGCTCGGTGGGTCGGAGTCTTGCGTTGTTTCGGAGGAGAGGGGCGCCAGTCTGAACCTGCCGCCCGGTGTGCTTACCGACCGGCAGGAGGAGATCCTTTCCCTGTTCTTTGGAGAAGATATGGAGGCCGGGGAGATTTCCGACAGGCTCGGCATATCGCCCCAAACTGTTCGCAGTCTCAAATCTCAGGCCCTGGAAAGACTGCGCCGACATCACGCAACCGCCGCGGCCCGCATTGATGATCGGAGCGCGGAAGAGACACGGAGGACCGTCTCATGA
- a CDS encoding flagellar hook assembly protein FlgD: MSVETTSYYDALLASSSESTSTSSSSTSLDSTDFLTLLITQLQYQDPTDPVDNSEMISQMAQFSQLEQLTSINDKLDGLADNLSASAVTSGLSYLGREVEASGYTVSKSGDNVSSLYLALDDAAETLTINIYNSSGTIVGTETLGSLDSGNYSFVWDGLDYDGTEAADGIYYMVVSAEDANGASVDVRTSTTGTVAGLSSTDDGIVLILDDGRTVFMADVTLVTT; the protein is encoded by the coding sequence ATGAGCGTCGAAACAACCAGTTACTATGATGCCTTGCTTGCTTCGTCTTCCGAATCCACGAGCACATCCTCGTCGTCCACTTCCCTCGACTCGACGGATTTCCTGACCCTGCTCATCACCCAGCTCCAATACCAGGACCCAACCGATCCGGTGGACAACAGCGAGATGATCAGCCAGATGGCCCAGTTTTCCCAGCTTGAGCAACTGACTTCCATCAACGACAAGCTCGATGGGCTGGCCGACAACCTGAGCGCCTCGGCAGTCACCAGCGGCTTGAGCTATCTCGGCCGCGAGGTGGAGGCGTCGGGCTACACCGTGAGCAAATCCGGCGACAATGTCAGCTCGCTTTACCTTGCCCTGGACGATGCCGCCGAAACCCTCACCATCAACATCTACAACTCCAGCGGCACCATCGTGGGCACCGAAACCCTCGGCTCCCTCGACTCCGGCAACTATTCGTTCGTTTGGGATGGCCTTGACTACGACGGAACCGAGGCTGCCGACGGCATCTACTACATGGTGGTCTCGGCCGAGGACGCCAACGGGGCCTCGGTTGATGTGCGTACATCCACCACTGGCACGGTGGCCGGTCTCAGCTCCACCGACGACGGCATTGTGCTCATTCTCGACGACGGCCGCACCGTGTTCATGGCCGACGTTACCCTGGTCACCACCTAG